GAAGTTCGCTGCCTGCGAGTTGACGGATTTCCCGGTGAACCTCCTGAAAGGCCCTGCGCAGGGGGTTTTCCCCGGGAGGGGATTCATAGAAGATGCGGGGAATCCGGTCTCTTGCCAGGCCACTGGCCACCTCTCCGGAGGCATGACCGCCGAGGCCATCGGCCACAAGAAGAAGCCGCCCATGACTCTCCCGCAGGGAACCCGCAACCGGCTCCGTGTAGAGCGCATCCTCGTTGGTCTCTCTCCGGGGACCGGGATCGCTCTTCCAGGCAAGGCGAAGGCCCTGTTCTTCTCGATATCCCGTTTCTTCCTTCATGGTCTTCATGGCACCCTTTTCCCCAGACTAGCACGCTCCAGACCGGGATCCAAGAGCCAAGCTCCGGAAGTGTAAGCAGGATTGCAGCTTTCCGGTATCTTCCAGCCTGACCTTGACTCCCTTCCTGTTTATTATTAAGGTGTTTCATATTAAGGGGGGAAATGTCAAAGGTAGACCTCGTCCTGCTCGGACTTCTCAAGGAAAAGCCCCGGCACGGCTACGACATTCTTCAGGAGGTCCGGCAAAGGGACATGAAGAACTGGGTCGGTGTCTCTGCTCCGGCCATTTACAAGGGACTGGAGCGACTGGAGGAACAGACCTTCCTGAGCGCGAAAGAAGAGACCGGCTCCTCCCGGCCCGACCGTCGGGTTTATACCATCAGCGCAAAAGGCGAAGAGCAGTTTCGCAAACTTCTTCATCAGTCCCTCGAGGAGACGAAGCATCCATTTTTCCGCCTTCTCATTGCCTTTGGATTTGCGCACCTTGCCGACAAGGGGGATCTTCTTGATAGCCTGGCCAGAAGGCGTAACTCCCTCCTCGATTCCAGTCAGGAAATCAGGGACCTTTCGAAACGCATGCAGGAAAATCCGGGAGTTCCCCTACATGCGGGAGAAATCATCGGCTACTACCGGGATCTCGTGAAAATGGAGATCCAGTGGCTGGATCGGGCAAAGGAAATGCTGGAGTCGGTCGATCAGTGGCCGGAAGGAGTACTGGGAACATGCGAAAAGGATTAGTTCTGGCCCTTGCCCTGAGTCTGTCGGCTTCTGCACAGGTGCTGGATGTGCCGGCAGTACAGGCCCGGGCAGAGGTGCTGGATCTCGACACCGCGATGGCGGAAGCCCTTCGGGCAAACCTGTCATATCGGGCGGCCAAGGCGGGTCACGATGCCGTGCTCTGGGAAGACCGGCAGAGCTGGCTGGCCTTCCTGCCCACGGGTAATTTTACCAGTTCCATCACCCGGGTCGACGAGGAAAGCTACCTTCGCGCGAACCAGGCCATCGACGGGATGATCGAGTTTCTGGAAATCATGGAAATTGATCCGGGGGAAATCGAGCCCTTCCTTTACCGCGACACCTACCGCAACAGCTTCACGCTCAGCCAGCAGTTTCCCCTGAACCTGAACCTCGTCGCTCGAAAGCACCTGTCGGGGGCCGGGAAAGAAGCCAGCCTCGCTTCTCTGGCTTTTAGCCGGAGCGATCTGCTCTACCGGGTGCGAATGGCCTACCTGCAGGTACTCGCATCAAGAGAGATGAGCCGGGTTGCCGAAGCCAATGTGCGATCTGCTGAAAACCGTCGTGACCTTGCGCAGGAAAAACTGGACATGGGGCTTCTGGCCCGCTCCGACCTTCTTCGCTGGGAAAGCACGCTGGCGGAAGCAAGAAGCGGCCTCCTGGGCGCCCGCAAGGGAGAGGTGCTGGCGGGAATGGAGTTGAACCGGCTTCTGGGACGGGACCTGGGTGCTTCACTGCCACTGGCGGAAGTCGGGGAGGCAGACCTGTCCACGGCCCTGGCTCTTTCAGAACTCGATGCGGAACTTCTCACTCAACGGGTTCTCGGGCAATCGCCTGCCGGGCGGGCAATTCAGGCGGGAAACCGGGCGGCGAAGGCGGCCAAGAGTATGGCCTTCAGCGGTCTCACCCCCTCTCTCCACTTCCAGTTCAGCTACGGCTGGCAGGACAATGACACCCCGGAACTCGATGGCGACAACACCTGGAACGCCACCGCACTTCTCAGCTTCCCGGTCTTTGACCTGAGCTCAAACTATGCCTCCTACCGCAAAGCGGGGGCAGAGCAACGCCGCAGTGAAATGGAAAGCCTCGAAGCCCGGGAGAATCTCCGCTTGGCCACCCGGGCCACCCTGCTCGAAGTGGCTCGCGCCCGCGAAAGCCTGACTCACCGCGAGAAGGCCCGGGATCAGGCCATCGACACCTTTGAGGAAATGGAAAGCCGGTACGAACTGGGACACATTTCCGAGTTCGACCTGATCGATGTTCAGGTAGCCAGGAGCGCGGCAGAAGCTACGGCCATTGCCGCTCGCCATGAATACTACGGCGCTCTCTTTGCGCTGGAACAACTGCTGGGTGAACCGACCCCGGAGGAAACACGATGATGACTCGTCTTTCAATTCTCTTTGTCCTTGCCCTGGCGGGCCTGTCCTGCGCAAAGAAGGAAGTGCCGGCCGCGCCGGAGCCCACGGTGCAACGCGCGGTTCCCGTCCTCGTTCAATCGCTCCGGGAGAGTCGCTTCGACCTGAGCATCGAACTGAGCGGGAGTACGGAAGCGTGGCGCGAGGCGAATCTGGCCGCGGAAGTCGCCGCCACCGTCAGCAGTTTTCCCACCCGTCTGGGAGAGGAATTGCTCGAGGGGCAGAAGATTCTCACTCTGGACTCGCGCCTCTATCGCGCCCTCCTTGACCAGGCCGAAGCCGGATTTCTTGCCGCAGAAGCTGCCTCGGAAAAGGCGTCTCTGGAACTGCGCAGAGCCACGAAGCTCCGACAGAAGAAGCACATCAGTGATGCCGAGTTTGAAGCTGTAGAACTGGCGCAGAAGCAGGCCGAAAGCGCTCGTATTGCCGCCTCCGCCGCAAGGGAGCTGGCCGGGCTACAGTTGGAAGACTGTGAAATCCGTGCTCCCTTCCGGGGACGACTGGCTCTTGCCGCCGTGGAGGAGGGAGAGCAGGTGGCCCCGGGAATGCCCGTGGCCGCACTGGTCGACCTGTCCCGCATCCGGGT
This DNA window, taken from Candidatus Krumholzibacteriia bacterium, encodes the following:
- a CDS encoding PadR family transcriptional regulator — its product is MSKVDLVLLGLLKEKPRHGYDILQEVRQRDMKNWVGVSAPAIYKGLERLEEQTFLSAKEETGSSRPDRRVYTISAKGEEQFRKLLHQSLEETKHPFFRLLIAFGFAHLADKGDLLDSLARRRNSLLDSSQEIRDLSKRMQENPGVPLHAGEIIGYYRDLVKMEIQWLDRAKEMLESVDQWPEGVLGTCEKD
- a CDS encoding TolC family protein, whose protein sequence is MRKGLVLALALSLSASAQVLDVPAVQARAEVLDLDTAMAEALRANLSYRAAKAGHDAVLWEDRQSWLAFLPTGNFTSSITRVDEESYLRANQAIDGMIEFLEIMEIDPGEIEPFLYRDTYRNSFTLSQQFPLNLNLVARKHLSGAGKEASLASLAFSRSDLLYRVRMAYLQVLASREMSRVAEANVRSAENRRDLAQEKLDMGLLARSDLLRWESTLAEARSGLLGARKGEVLAGMELNRLLGRDLGASLPLAEVGEADLSTALALSELDAELLTQRVLGQSPAGRAIQAGNRAAKAAKSMAFSGLTPSLHFQFSYGWQDNDTPELDGDNTWNATALLSFPVFDLSSNYASYRKAGAEQRRSEMESLEARENLRLATRATLLEVARARESLTHREKARDQAIDTFEEMESRYELGHISEFDLIDVQVARSAAEATAIAARHEYYGALFALEQLLGEPTPEETR
- a CDS encoding efflux RND transporter periplasmic adaptor subunit; the protein is MMTRLSILFVLALAGLSCAKKEVPAAPEPTVQRAVPVLVQSLRESRFDLSIELSGSTEAWREANLAAEVAATVSSFPTRLGEELLEGQKILTLDSRLYRALLDQAEAGFLAAEAASEKASLELRRATKLRQKKHISDAEFEAVELAQKQAESARIAASAARELAGLQLEDCEIRAPFRGRLALAAVEEGEQVAPGMPVAALVDLSRIRVRGALSESEVVKVSPGMPVNVQVPALDELRFEGRVETVGVRSDPLTRSFPIEILVDNPDGKILSGMAVRNSIVVEQRPSAIVIPADAVVEQF